ATCCCAATATACACAAATGTGCACAATACTAGAGCATTTTCACAAAATATGATCCAATTTTCCATCAAAATTTCATATGTTCTTAAAAATCCATTTCTACACTCAGAAAATAAACTTAAATTCTCATTGGTGGAAAGGTGTGTgccatggatcgatgacatggcacacatccatccatccatccatccatcgatccCACACCACTTTAACTCCCTCCGCTCCTACCTCCCAAACCCTAACTCCCACTCTCCCGATTCAGATCAAATCGATGGCGACGCCGCACTCCCActccgcccccgatccagatcccccTCTCTCTGCCACACCTATCCCCTCGCCtccgcctccctcgccgccacccacctctCCCCTCGCCGCCGGTCTGCCACATCCGGCAACGTCGAGCCCAGCGGGCGCTGGATCCGGCACCGGCGTGGCCCCTCCATCAGCAACTCGAACAAGGGGGCGGCGGCGCCATGGCTTCCCCCAACCACATGGCGTGGGTCTGAGCCACCCACTGGCCTCGGCTAGGTCCCGGACGAGCAACCGCGCGGGATGATGCTGATGGCGCTGCTGCCGCGGTCCCCGACCATCCCGCCGGTGCTGCGGGCCACAGAGGCGGCCGCCCGCGAGGTGCTACTGCGACTACACCcaagggaggaggtggcggagcagCGCCGACACAGGGTCATCGACTACGCTAAGAACCTCATCGGCTGCAAGGTACCTCCTCCCTCGCCCTCCCACCCCATGCGAAACCCTCGCATGTTTGCCCCGCTGCGTCTGCGTGTCAGCTTCTGTAAGATGTTGTTTGTCCAAGGTTAGAGGAGACTGTTGCTCTTAGGTATTTACGAAACAGCTAAAAATTCCCAGGTTGTACCTCGTTCAAATGATGTTGCATATCAGCACATGCTAATGGTTAATGTGCAGGCTCAACCAAAAATCAGAATTGCCTCTGTAAGATGTTGTAGTCCTGCCATGCAATCTGATCCTGACACAAGACATTACTCTGTCTAACCCATGTCTGATTTATAACATAGTAATATTGTGTAAATTGATAATTTGTATTCAACTATTCTTATTTATAACATGACCTACCACTTCAAAACATTTTTTATCCAACAAAGTTCATTACACCAAGCAATTGAGAAAAAAGGAGAATAAGCAGTAAACATCTACTTATTTATTACAACTCAAAACATATAGTTGTTGGAATTAAAAATTACATATAACCATACAGGTTATGACAAGCCAGGGGCTCTTCTCAACTTCTGGTGATTTATGCGATGCATGAGGAGAATCGGGTTATTGCCCAAAGCACGCTGCAGCGAtgtcttcttctcctctcttcgCGGGTGCTCGCCGGTCCATGCTGCCACACATCAATGTTGACAAGTCACCATCTAAAAGGTTATCCGAGGAGGTATAGCCGAATCCTGAATCTGATTGATGTGCTCTCATACACCTTTGGATTTCTTTTTCTTTACATTTACATAGTTTCAGTTACTTGTTACATAAACTGCTGGTTTTGAATGCTAGCAAGCTCCTGCCATGGACAAGACAGAAGTGGGAAGGCTATTGCTGCTCCATGCTCCCGGCTTGACTTAAACATATGGACCTGATTATCCTGTTGGCTCCTGGCATGGACAAGACAGAAGTGGGAAGGCTATTGCTGCTCCATGCTCCCGACTTGACTTAAATATATAGACCTGATTATCCTGTTGGAATTAATCATTCTTGTTGTGGCACCTACATATTAATCTAGTTCTAGTCTCTAATCTTTATACTGCACATGCCTTCTGTATGTTGAATTAGTTTCCTATCTAGTTCAATGTAGATTCTGATTCTAGCTCCTAGACTTGTGTTCAAGTGTCTTGCATTTAACATATGAGTGCAAAGAAGGCCACTGGATGCGCTAGAAATCGTTTGAGCTGCAGGGTTTTGCTTGCTCGCTTGCTTACTTTGTTGCCTGTTTGTAACCTGGTCGATTTTTTTTCTGCTATCATTCTCAGTGTCGTGAAAATGGAGATGCACTGCTTCACATTCTTAATCTAATTTAATGTGTAAAATGGCAGATAAATGCTGCTGCAAAGATATTAGTGGTATATGTGCATGCATTTGACAATATAATTTCACATGTGTGTTTGAAAGTTAACCATACAGATTATGGTACTGTTAATTTGGTGTAGTTGAATGGGTGCTTGGTGTTGATATTTTATTAAATGAGCATTATGTTGTCTTATAATAGATTGATTCTATTCTGATTTACTACTGAACTATGTTGTTGTAGACTATAAAAGAAGAAGCTGCAGTTGGTTATGGATTTAGATTTGGCATGTGTTTATCTTGACTACTCAGGCTGGACGAATTGTAGTTTTATGCATGTAACTCAGTCTGCTTGGACAACACTAGCATGTTACTATGTACTACTACTGTTCAAGAAGTTTCATGAGTTGCCAGTGCCACACTTCTAGTCTCATTGATGGTGTTTAACAAtaatcttttattcgatctcagaTTTCATCATAAATCATAATGGACTACTCTTCTATTGAATGTTGATTGGTGCACTATTCTGTTGTTGCCAAGTAGAGGAATAAGTGGATAGATGAAGTTTACTATTGATGTTTCATGCAGGTGGGGTTACCCAATGTTGGCAAATCAACTTTCTTTAACATAGTAACAAAGGTGGGCTCCCGCGCTGGCAACTCCAGGTCTCGACCCCTCCCTCCCTCGTCTCCCCGTCTCGTTTTTGTTTCCCGTGGTGGCTGCTGCTATTTCACGTCGGGTTCTGACTCGGTTTGGTTTGCTCCTGTCTTTTCTGTTGTGGTGGCGCAGGCTTGCGGTGAAGAAGATTAAGGCTGAGAAGGACCCCAACAAGCCCACGCGCCCCCGAGCGCTTTCTTCATCTTCATGTGAGTCCCAGTCTTGGTTCCTGGTTCGATTCGTGTTGCTTCTGTGGTGTGGCATCCCTTCCTGACCGAGGATTTGGTGCGTGTTTCGCCTTCGCAGGGATAACTTCAGGAAGGAGTACAAGGAGAAGCACCCCGACGTCAAGCAGGTCTCCATGGTAAGCGTCCCCCATCCGCCTCTGTCTCGTTGTTTGTTCAAACTGGTGGTGCTGCGAGATGAGTTTCCTTGTGAATTCTGTGTCCTGATATGGTTTAGGATGGTTGAACTGCAGATTGGTAAGGCCGGTGGTGAGAAGTGGAAGTCCATGAGTGATGCTGTAAGTTGCATgtctcccctcccctctctcttACCGCTCAATTCGGTGCCGATTTACTTGTTTCTGTCTTACTTTGCCTAGTGTTCGAACCAGTTGGTCAGTTAGATTTTGAATGGAGTAGCAGCAAactgatttttatcaaatatatctCTATTACCGCTCAATTCGGTGTCGGTTTTCCAATGACAGTAGCAGCAAACTAATTTTTATCAATTATATCTTATGCGAAGTTTAGGCGCAATGTGTTGCAGTGAAGTATTTTGCATGACTTGCACTTGTGCAATGAATATTCATATTGTGTCTATGTTTTCTTTTATGAATGagtatctcattttaactagctggAGAACGAAAAACATGTTACTAGCTGAATTTCTGTTGCCATTCTAAATAACTGCCCTTTTTCGAAACCCTTCCTAATTTGTTTGCAGCCCTTCCTAATTTTTTGTTCTTGTTCTATTTGGAAATGGATGCAGCAGGTGCTCTGCTCTTGCACACGTCTGGCATCGTCTCCGGTGCGGTGGTGCTTCTTGAGGCGACCGGCGTGATGGCGGCTTTGTACGGCGGCGACCACAAGCTCTCTGGTGAGTCAGCTCCATCTTCTAGCCCTAGCTCGCTATTTTCTGCTCCTATAGCATGCTCTGTTAGTTTAGAACACTAGCAGCAGTAGCCTACCGTGTATGCGCACTAAACAGCAGGAGCTCAATCACCTTGTGTACACTAGCAACTTGCTTACACACTTGTCACTTTTGCTTGTGGTAGCCATTGCGTAGCTGAATCATGTCCGTGTCTACTAATCATCAATTCATAGTATTTGGCTTCTGTGTGATGGTCTGCGACTATTTTTTGGTGATGTGGATATACTTTATGATTTAAAGTTACTAATATTTTTTGTTTTGATTCTTTCTCTGGTGCGAGGAAAGCTGTGAGTAGACGTCAATGATGCCTACTTGCTTGGCTGCTACAGTGATGCATGCGCCGGTCAAGCAAGCACACATGCATATACATACATGTTAGGATagtgagagaattccttatttggacCTTTCTTAAATTTTGCTTCCCTTTTTGGCCCAAAAACGTGTTTCTTCCCTTTTCGACACTCTAACTTTATTTTGTTCCCTATGTGACACTTTTGTCAGTTTTGGCTAGTAACGGTGTTAAGTCTGACCTAAAAAGACCATTTTACCCCTAGTGTAATATGTGACCCGATTATTTACATGCAAACATAGAGGTCTCATTGTTGAATAAACAAACAAAAAAAGTACTATGTGTATAATCATAAAAAAAGTATTGCAggggaataataataataataataataataatatgagtGAAACAATGACGATAAAATTTTTTTTGCGGGATAAAAAGAACAATGACGATAGATCCAATCGATTGTAAAAAAAGGCCGAGGCCCCCTAATATGGAAGTATGGCCCGTGCAGAAATTGACAAAAAAATACACtaaaaaggccgaattaatgggctcggcccatataaacaccgaattggaccgggctgattcttgtgccacatcagattgccacgtcggatgcctacgtggcctggggaggctgctagtgaccaaaacaaaatagtaggcatattttggtcataaacgtctacgaccttctcacagagaaggtcgttaatttcagtttacaacTGCCatcttttgaccatctgtttttggtcacaaaaaggtcacaaatggaaaataatgaccattcagttaccaatagtcaaggtcacaagttgacatatttcttgtagtgagcggTGGCTCCTCCAGCGAGAGCTCAAGCAGCTGCGGCTATGACCAACCGCCACGTCGTCGAGCTCACTTAGAGGTCGGTGGTGGATCATCTCTTCGCCACGCTCCGGTGAAGCGGGAGGACGGCTTGGGGCTGAGCCCTGGGGGCCTCTGGAGCCCGGCCTCAGCAGCTGCTGTGGTCGTGCAGGACACTTTTGttttagcctttcctttctccatTTTGAAAAAAAGAGTAGAGGGCCCTGTTGGGGCATGTAATGAACCATGGTACTTATGCCACTAAGCTATGCTTATTGTTCTAATTTATGCCGTGATGTCCATGTTCTGAGTAGGTGCGGTAGGAAAACTTAGCTTGACACACTCACGGTGGCCTTGCACCTCATGACGGCGCGCACTCCAACATCTCCTGGGGCCCTCTTGCTCCTAACTCAAGGGTCGCTGGCCTCGCGAGACATCGTGAGGCTGCAGAATTGATAGAAAATTTGTCAGGTGCCCTGTTCTTCCTTACGCGAGCCCTCAGGCATGATCTAGTCGTGGCTTAGTGCATCGTGTCGCAGTACCCGGGGGGCACGGACATAAGAAGATGCGCCAATTGCAAGATCGTTCGAGAGTGTCTCACGAGGATAGAAAAAGCCATGGCCCTGGGGGGACAGGGCTATGGTGAGGTGTGTTGCCGGTGTGGGGTGGGCccgacgcgcacacacacacctgCCCAACCCCCCCACGCGAGACGCGTGAGGAAGAGCGACAGGCAATTGCCGCCCCTCCTGGGCCGAGACTGGCGGGCAAGAGAGAAGACAAGGGAGAAATCCAACTTGGCAATCCAAAATGCgagaactccaaattccattaaaaGAAAGGGGggcaaaccaactacagaaagcaagcaaatgaacagccgcgtccaacacctagactagtcttctcaccagtgcggaactaagtgctgccactaggatgtgtgagggagcccccaaggcccaagggcgtctctccggagactctggggcgtgtacagccccactcattattacgtgagagtgtcacgagcggagaccttcacaagcACTTGGCCTtgcttcaagggtagaacttccgaaggtgctggacattctaggcgttctggatgggggtCCCGTCCAGCATCTCCAGGCACGGCGCCAGGCCTGTAGACATGGGCAATCCTatacgggccctcccacatgggtgagagcttatgcagcccttccctggagaggacccgccttaggacgagatcacccaccttgaGCATCTTGGAGCGGACGCTGCAGCAGTGGTACCGCCGtagtgcctgctggtaccttgccaccCGGAGCGAGGCtacacggcggcgttcctcccccagcatgagatccatcccccgtgtggcgtcctagcgtgcctcgtcaaacgccaagacctgcgtggagcgatgcttgacctcgtgagggagaaccgcttcggctccgtagacgaggaagaacggagtctcgcccgtcggcttggtggtggtggtgcggatggaccacaacatggactagCGCTGGTCGAGCTAGCCCCTACcgcaggccttgagcttcttcttgaaggctGCTGTCTttaggcctctcaggacctccgcgttggcatgCTCAGCATGGCCGTTGCCCCTGGgatgtgccactgaggcgtagcatatctgcgttccaaggttagcacagtatctGCATTCCAAGTGATGTTGGCTgctggatctgcttggcgtggaattggcacgCTTCGCAAGATCTCACCAGCTCGCTGGCATCATTGAGCgctatgggccaatagaacccactgcggaatgccttgcccacgagggtgtgtGATGACGattgatgcccgcagtccccgctgTGTATGTCAGCCAATAGCTCAtgtccctgctccctggagatgcatcatagagaaacatcatttggtcgtttCCTATAgtgctcaccgtcctggatgcagtaggcAGTGGCCTATGAAGCCACATGCTCTGCGTCCTCCTACTCTCCGGTAGGGTCCCCTGAAGAAGATATGCCTTGAACTCTTCCAtctagcacccctcctgaggttctaGCACAAGGAGGTGGCGGGATCCTAAGGTCGGGCCACAAGCCGGGGCTCCGACGGAGGGGCCTAAGGGAGGTCCTCGCAAGGTGGTGCTGATGCTGCTGCGGGCAGGGCTGCAGAcagcttgaagagccactcctcaaaGACATTGGGCTCTTGAGGTAGCCGTCGGGACTCCCTCTTGGCGATATGGTCCACTTCCTTGTTCTTGCCGCGCGACACATGCTGCAGTTCCAGACCCAAGAATTGTTTTTCAATTTTGCATACCTccgcaaggtatgcctccatgtgctcgtcctttggctcgcatactttgttggagaagttgacgaggagttgagagtcgcccttgatggtgaggcgctttactCCCAAGGCTGTCGCTGCCTTGAGACCAGCGATCAAGCCTTCGTACTCCGTGATGTTGTgggagaccttctcaccctgctgGAAGTAGAGCCGCACGGCGTAgcagagcttgtcttgggtgggtgagatgagcacggcTTCAACCCCCGCACCCTGACGTGCGAAGGCgtcgtcaaagtacatgacccagccgtctggcgcctcgcttcctggcGAGAGTGGGTGGTCCTCGCCTGCTTCGAGGCTGGCAGCATCGGTCCATTGTTCCACGAAGTCAGCGAGCCCGGCACCCTTGATGAcgctggtggtgctgaactccaactgcaATGCCTCCAACTCGATGTTTCACTCGGTGACTCTCCTCACAGCATTGGGGCTCTGGAGCACTCTTTCTAGGGGGTAAGCTGacatgaccttgatggggtggccttggaagtactGGCGCAACTTGcgggaggcgacgaggagcgcgagcaagagcttctgcggCATGGCATAGCGCGCCCGCGCGTCACGTAGTACCATGCTAGCAatgtacaccgggtgctcgacgagggcggaagCGTTGGTGGAGTCTTGCACCTCCTGAGGCTGGGGGACCTCAGGAGCTTGGTCGCTTGTTGGGGTAGCCGCGGCCTCAGGAGCATCGTCCTGAGGAGCCTAGTCATCTGCTGGTGCTGCCGAGGCCTCAGGCGTTCCGTCCTGAAGCTGCGTCCTGCCCTGTCGTGGGTTGTTGCCTTGCAGGCCCTTGGTTTGGTGCTCCTCCCGGActgccaccagcgctgcgctggggGAGTGAGGTGTGGCGGCCAGTTATAGCACCAGGGGCTCCAAAGGGCGTGGTGCTACCATCAtcggtgggctggtgaggtatctcttgagatcttggaacgctgCGTCAGCCTCCGAAGTCCACTCGAacaggcccttctttttcatcagcttgaagaacgggagggcgcgctcccccagcatGGAGATAAAACACCCCAGTGAGGTTACACAGCCCGCCAGTTTTTTCATATCCTTAAGAGTCTGTGGTGGGCTCGtctcttctattgccttgaccttctctggatttgcctcaattcccctATGTGATACCAGGAAACCCAGCAACTTGCTGGAAGGAatgccaaacacgcatttctctgggttgagcctcaGGTCCACCACTCGCAGACTTGGAAATGTTTCCTCTAGGTCCTTGACAAGGGTCCTTGCCTCCCAAGACTTCACTACTATGTCGTCGACGTATGCCTCatcgtttctcccgagctgctggcccagggcgatgtgcatcatccgctggaaggtcgccccggCATTGCACAAGCCAAACGGCATGcgggtgtagcagtacaccccacatgggctcaggaaggccgtcttctcaacatcttgtactgccatcttgatttgatgatagcccaagaaggcgtccaggaagcacagcaggtcacacttggcggtggagtcgacgatctgatcgatgcacgggagagggaagggatcctgaGGTCAATccttattgaggttggtgaagtcgacgcagatgcattccttcccgcctttcttggggacgacgaccgggttcgccagccattccggGTACTGCACCTCCCGAATGACACCAGCTTCTTGTAGATGCATtcctccgcgatgacctccgtcttgccgtcctggcggtcttggtcttgttgcaccggaatggaaatcattccttgacgcctcgggactccgcgTCTGCGCTTGTCTCCTTAGCGCCAAAGAGAAAACTAGTACACTAcacccgctggcgccctcctgcccttggtcgtcatggctcacgtcatatgaacctcgcaaggtgcaccttgcatagatatccccgctcctcgggagccagcctggtgagactgccccccagggaggtcttggtggcatccgccttgcaaggcttggtccctcacaagggtcttgtgttgttgttgttgaagctgggccataccaggccgtcgatgccACGTCaagggccgcaggcaggcaagtctgggtacccccgttcctagaacgctgacAATAACATTGTCATTCAGAGTCTGTTTTGGATACACAAGTACTGAAAATGCTCGCAACGAGCATGGGAATCTAGAAAGTACTCCCCGTTTGCGCTAGGAAGCCCGAAGGACCCTCAAATACGGCCGCTATGTAGGAATTATTGACCATGAAAATCAAAGAACATAATTCTccactgcttttcagacaagtttctaaccccattggcactcctttggaaggaaatctgaaagattatggtgagtgtaaacattagtcCATCTGGTAAGGACAAATGTTGCATTCTACACATGCTCTACGACATGGGAAATCCCATTTGGtgataaattcaaaaaaatatggcgactataagccttattctccttgttttcgccgtgtgGCAAGACGTAATGTGTGTGTGTGCTAGCCAATAATAAGAGGGCCTTTCGTGCATTGGTCaacatatatgtggaaacaatatctccactatggaggacacaaaaatTCAGGGTGGCGCGCGACAACGCGTCACCGGAAAATGCTTCCAacgactgccatataaaggaccggtgttcattaaaatggtcataactttgtcattcgtagtccgtttcggacccacaagtactcgaAATTCTCGTGACGAGCATGGGAATCGAGAAAATACTCCCGGCTTGCGCTAGGAAGGCTGTAGGACCCTAAAAATAGGCCGCTAAGAAGGAAATATTCTcgctgaaagtcaaagaacatcattcaccATTGTTTTTCAAACATGTTTCTGAaaccattggcactcctttggaaggaaatccgagagattacgGTGAGTGTAAACATTGGTCCGCCtcgtaaggacaaacgttgcattctgcacatgctctgtGATCTGGGGAATCCCaattggttgtaaattcaagaaaatattttaactataagccttattctccttattTTCGCCATGTGGCATGCCGTAGCGTACGTGTGTGACAACCAATAACTAGAGAGCATTCCTGGCATCAGTAAACATATATGTCAAAATAGTATCTCGACTACGGAGGACATAAAATTTTGGGCGGCAGGCCAGAATGCGTaacgggaaaatgaagttctttcaaggactgccatataacgGACCGGTGTTCAATAGACGTTCATAACTTTATCATTGGGAGTccattttggatccacaagtactcaaaattcccacgacgagcgtgggaatctagaaagAACTCCCGCTTACGCTAGTAGGCCCGGAGGATCCTgaaattcggcccctaagcagaatgtttgcccctgaaagtcaaggaacatcattcgccgctgcttttcaaacaactttttgaacccattggcactccgaTGGAAGGAGACCCGAGAGATTATGGTGACTGTAAATATTAGTTCTCCTTGTAAGGATGAACGTTACATTCCGCACATACTCTATGAtctggggaatcccatttggttatAAATTAAAAAATATGGCGACTATAAGCTTTATTCTCCATTTTTTGCCATGTGGCAAGCCGTAACGTGCGTGTGTGATAGccaataacaagagggcattccttgcatcggtcaatatatatgtggaaacaatatctccactatggaggacaaaaaattttggggcggcgcgccagaacgcgtAACCGCAAAATGAAGTTCTTTCATGGACTGCCATAAAAAGGACATgtgttcactaaaacagtcataactttgtcatttgtAGTCCGTtacggacccacaagtactcaaaatactCGCGAAGAGCATGGTAATCTAGAAAATACTCCCGGGTTGCGAcaggaggcccggaggaccctcaaattcagGCCCCTAAGAAGGAATtattgcccctgaaagtcaaagaaaattAGTCGCCGCTCCTTTTCAGAGAAGTTCTTGAACCCGTTGTCATTCCTTTGGAAGGAAACTCAAGACATTATGTTGAGTGTAAACATTA
The sequence above is drawn from the Triticum aestivum cultivar Chinese Spring chromosome 7A, IWGSC CS RefSeq v2.1, whole genome shotgun sequence genome and encodes:
- the LOC123153349 gene encoding uncharacterized protein, whose amino-acid sequence is MMLMALLPRSPTIPPVLRATEAAAREVLLRLHPREEVAEQRRHRVIDYAKNLIGCKVVPRSNDVAYQHMLMVNVQAQPKIRIASINAAAKILVVGLPNVGKSTFFNIVTKVGSRAGNSRLAVKKIKAEKDPNKPTRPRALSSSSCESQSWFLVRFVLLLWDNFRKEYKEKHPDVKQVSMIGKAGGEKWKSMSDALENEKHAGALLLHTSGIVSGAVVLLEATGVMAALYGGDHKPSIHSIWLLCDGLRLFFGDVDILYDLKLLIFFVLILSLVRGKL